One stretch of Nitrospirae bacterium CG2_30_53_67 DNA includes these proteins:
- a CDS encoding tRNA (adenosine(37)-N6)-dimethylallyltransferase MiaA gives MSSKKTILFLVGPTAVGKTEHGIRLAQRLNTEIVSADSMQIYQYMDIGTGKPTLKDRSLVRHHLVDFVHPTEAYSVGRYKKDADAVIQTLHHAGKIPLVIGGAGLYIRALTDGLFEGPEADADLRKRFKDLALKEGSNALYGRLKGVDPESANRIHPNDERRLIRALEVFEITGQPISVLQKEEKEIREEEYRIIMIGLTTSRNRLYLNIENRVDRMIAMGLVNEVKNLLKMGVPMDSVSMQGLGYKEILPYLKKQITLNQSVEILKQETRHFAKHQMTWFKAEPRIQWLDIGTSGSLENSLEILIHLVQKNLNDLVLLPSSG, from the coding sequence ATGAGCTCTAAAAAAACCATCCTCTTTCTGGTCGGCCCTACAGCCGTGGGCAAGACTGAACACGGCATCAGGCTGGCTCAGCGCCTGAACACGGAGATCGTGAGCGCCGATTCCATGCAGATTTATCAATATATGGATATCGGGACAGGGAAACCCACGCTCAAGGATCGGTCCCTTGTACGGCACCACCTTGTGGATTTTGTCCATCCCACGGAGGCCTACAGCGTCGGCCGATATAAAAAGGATGCCGATGCCGTGATTCAAACGCTTCATCATGCAGGGAAGATCCCCCTGGTGATCGGCGGCGCCGGCCTCTATATCCGCGCCCTGACCGATGGTCTTTTTGAGGGACCCGAGGCCGACGCCGACTTAAGGAAGCGCTTTAAAGATTTGGCCTTAAAGGAAGGCTCTAATGCCTTATATGGACGGTTAAAAGGAGTGGATCCGGAGTCTGCCAACAGAATCCATCCTAATGATGAACGGCGATTGATCCGGGCGCTCGAGGTCTTTGAGATCACAGGACAACCGATCTCCGTCTTGCAGAAGGAGGAGAAGGAGATAAGAGAAGAAGAGTACCGGATCATCATGATCGGTCTCACAACCAGCCGGAATCGCCTCTACCTGAATATCGAAAACAGAGTGGACAGGATGATTGCGATGGGACTGGTCAATGAGGTCAAAAACCTCCTGAAAATGGGGGTCCCCATGGACTCGGTTTCCATGCAGGGGCTGGGCTATAAGGAAATCCTCCCGTATCTAAAAAAGCAAATAACCCTGAACCAGTCGGTTGAGATCTTAAAACAGGAGACCCGCCATTTCGCCAAACACCAGATGACTTGGTTCAAGGCTGAACCGAGAATCCAATGGCTGGACATCGGGACCTCCGGATCACTTGAGAATTCACTTGAAATATTGATCCATCTTGTTCAAAAGAATTTGAATGATTTGGTTCTTCTCCCATCGAGTGGGTAA